A section of the Bombus terrestris chromosome 2, iyBomTerr1.2, whole genome shotgun sequence genome encodes:
- the LOC100645977 gene encoding putative transcription factor capicua isoform X3, with amino-acid sequence MHPAGVTTLPASTRHISAHSLLSTVRTREVVKMLTAHSEMHEKRDPLGSGQYGAGGGGGGSLIEEKSTPEQPPPPPAPPQRDPSDPTISAKKLPKKRKFDPSELEEMDKTSNVTRTINNIVNIRAPNMPLGQSGLVQQATLATRQSPQQQESDCYQVSSAHSVVVLPPQSTAVDYSVREESLRSRPRPATVAIDLSEWRDHRVLALRDSYYYPGVIRNVVQGEIYIEFDGERKLMRYTDILGAGRYDVIGDASPSVGQVTLDAKVCIRCPTSNNHIDAAKVFVKGTVCKILTKPKRFVVKIPREDDQSDSYVVKRADLRLVQPPWWDELEEGLEDCDSSRVEGIEHGYRNSSEPSTAVPILQLHHTSHHTSHISTHGDTGGYYRTTGTSPLMTLATSAHPATTALSNGSRPYDDLESEDDLDREDITFPSDADAKLSGSSKRSSMQSRGSTSSLVEQRSITPRSQAATPRSQAATPHRYKKGDVVATPSGVRKKFNGKQWRRLCSKEGCSKESQRRGYCSRHLSLKGSCLRGPTNTFPGGKMDGEETSRDSDTSPNYGDRRIAGRFDQDETEAANMLVSLGSSRSATPAFSSPTGQSSISPCINQSPVPPLGLNQNNVFMPISSPAHHATPLISPGAKWKHSPTQSTFLTQYQQQVIKPEPNRVVRSNRPAPTAPVPASIGTSVIRISPVSRGIPGSNLTLSWSEQSPPPRHPSVVTTIAQQQQGIILQHALTTNNGFSSHSEISEQNPQILKPSHSPHMPLSAPTPQNLTLLHKPLEQPVDYAQPQTQNQPIYVMQHQHEKKYLVIKNSMDVSAAGHINNQDDKYRPALMNHLGQLPATLHQTQCQPPQSPAVSSVHVDKLSVLQASKVATHASSHMDMQRAQPPPTSVVMTTTTEASNPPTPTSVFQHVIVQPAHLVQISKTQSSREENSKNNGVLYGNHDVPPAYQPHPPSLLNNAVRNWKKAFPWQTTVLDQSEVSPPPSALSPPLSAPPIPIGMSTPGEDGSGPGPDPITPAEEEDDDVFETEPTTPVEVEANANKRRSQSLSALHSKEPQSPLKTKDRIRRPMNAFMIFSKRHRAVVHQRHPNQDNRTVSKILGEWWYALGPEEKQKYHDLASEVKEAHFKAHPDWKWCSKDRRKSSTTSFKGSESRGKLNSTGEETDTGPPADDVPLTPRATDEITVPVTTVYNEAPTIDVINQSHTHRIMEMPLPLENTEPDLKQEEDGNASDEDQMVICEDPQPEIDLKCKDKLTDSDNDVQDDDAEKKCYTQSRFSPVSGQKREAMNVKQEVTCRPKPIKARIPSTGIETTTKYHHTSMDKGGSVSVLSSTYPYHSPVNPTGVSGFQPTGGAFITMPISPKVVKPEPVKNEQQYSTQYSMSNLVASIHENGRNMPKFTAAPVLHSQPLQSLGTILRPLTSAVPYQPSFTLTLLDNDLVAVSKPQQGSQYLGPTSPHPRMYCGFNIPISDAGNRNISSQGLVSGNKMETQSVIVSKPYSVSTTSTTSTYRGIGHSITRLAESEKGENQVGNNHAQFYVTNVKSDQERKDTVNILLPTTNDKHKQPSTPHTPHTPLSNHGSTEISTNKSYSMDETQLNDIGPSKGPFMLAPTPAQLGRAPLQRRQSMAMPPTSTAGDHGPLVSQHCDNRPQTNTSQATEQIQQQQNFSESHASPSPSTKKGSFFKKNVEDGMDRVLEQVNFQEKFSSLPEFKPEDIQSPSAISINTAGSCGHGSVVTSGLHASNLQSSMQIQSYRKKSAQAPHRPTMNEDDIESDTSISATPKSTSSVKLTGNTFFGPDFNVDAYRTNTDLVGDVDASSPRTPKTPGGGAGNSVGIGRSENDRGHRKVLEQRRHLVMQLFQEHGYFPSTQATTTFQAKHSDIFPNKTSLQLKIREVRQKLKANSTPMSANSLVSPLPVSEPSPNITGPLTAPPTSMGAPHILPVSSSGS; translated from the exons ATGCACCCAGCCGGTGTCACCACCCTCCCAGCTTCAACTCGCCACATTTCAGCACACAGCCTCCTCTCGACTGTACGGACT CGTGAGGTGGTCAAAATGCTGACTGCTCATTCTGAGATGCACGAAAAACGGGATCCCCTCGGAAGCGGACAATATGGAGCAGGCGGGGGTGGTGGAGGCAGtttgatcgaagaaaaatctacTCCGGAACAGCCACCCCCGCCGCCGGCGCCTCCTCAGCGGGATCCATCGGATCCAACGATCAGTGCTAAGAAACTTCCAAAGAAACGAAAGTTTGATCCATCGGAGCTCGAGGAGATGGATAAAACCAGCAATGTAACGAGAACCATAAATAATATAGTGAACATACGGGCACCGAATATGCCACTCGGTCAATCAGGTTTAGTTCAGCAGGCAACCTTAGCAACTCGGCAATCGCCGCAGCAGCAAGAATCCGATTGCTATCAG GTATCCTCGGCACATTCGGTGGTAGTTTTACCGCCTCAAAGTACAGCAGTGGATTATTCTGTTCGAGAGGAATCTTTACGTTCTCGTCCTCGGCCTGCTACTGTTGCTATTGATCTCAGTGAGTGGCGCGACCACAGAGTGTTAGCTTTAAGGGATTCATATTATTATCCAGGTGTTATTCGTAATGTTGTTCAAGGAGAAATTTACATAGAGTTTGACGGAGAAAGAAAACTAATGCGTTACACTGACATTTTGGGCGCGGGGAGGTACGATGTGATAGGTGATGCGAGCCCTTCGGTTGGCCAAGTGACTTTAGATGCAAAAGTTTGTATTAGGTGTCCAACGTCAAACAATCATATCGATGCTGCTAAAGTGTTTGTAAAAGGGACAGTGTGCAAAATTTTAACCAAACCTAAGCGTTTTGTTGTTAAAATACCAAGGGAAGATGATCAGAGTGATAGTTATGTTGTGAAACGTGCGGATCTACGGTTAGTGCAACCCCCATGGTGGGACGAGCTAGAAGAAGGATTGGAAGACTGTGATTCTTCGAGGGTCGAAGGAATTG AACATGGCTATCGAAATTCTTCAGAACCTTCAACAGCAGTGCCAATTTTGCAACTTCATCACACTTCTCATCATACATCTCATATATCAACTCATGGCGACACAGGTGGTTATTACAGAACTACTGGTACTAGCCCTCTTATGACTCTAGCCACCTCTGCACATCCTGCCACTACAGCATTAAGTAATGGAAGTCGACCGTATGATGATTTAGAAAGCGAAGATGACTTGGATAGGGAAGATATTACATTCCCTTCGGATGCAG ATGCAAAATTGTCAGGCAGCAGTAAAAGAAGCAGCATGCAAAGTCGGGGAAGTACCAGTAGTTTAGTCGAGCAACGCAGCATAACTCCTCGTTCTCAAGCAGCCACGCCCAG ATCTCAGGCGGCAACGCCACATAGATATAAAAAAGGTGATGTAGTGGCTACACCAAGTGGAGTTAGAAAAAAGTTCAATGGTAAACAATGGCGCAGACTCTGTAGTAAAGAGGGATGTTCTAAAGAAAGTCAACGAAGGGGATACTGTTCTCGTCATCTTAGTTTGAAAGGTTCTTGTCTTAGAGGTCCAACCAATACCTTTCCTGG TGGTAAGATGGATGGTGAGGAAACATCTAGAGATTCTGATACTTCTCCAAATTATGGAGATAGAAGAATTGCTGGTCGATTTGATCAAGATGAAACTGAAGCTGCTAATATGCTAG tttcCTTGGGAAGCTCTAGATCAGCAACACCAGCCTTTTCCTCGCCAACTGGACAATCTTCTATATCCCCTTGTATCAATCAATCTCCAGTACCACCTTTGGGACTGAATCAAAACAATGTGTTTATGCCTATTTCAAGTCCTGCTCATCATGCAACTCCATTAATTTCGCCTGGTGCAAAATGGAAACATTCACCTACTCAGTCTACTTTCCTTACTCAGTATCAGCAGCAGGTGATAAAACCTGAACCCAATCGGGTGGTAAGATCAAATCGACCAGCTCCGACTGCCCCAGTCCCTGCTAGTATAGGAACAAGCGTGATAAGAATCTCTCCTGTGAGTCGTGGAATACCGGGATCTAATTTAACTTTGTCATGGTCGGAACAAAGCCCACCGCCGCGGCATCCATCAGTTGTGACAACTATAGCTCAACAACAGCAAGGCATCATTCTTCAGCATGCACTCACAACAAACAATGGCTTTTCCAGTCACTCTGAAATATCTGAACAAAACCCGCAAATATTGAAACCATCTCATTCACCTCATATGCCACTGTCTGCACCAACACCACAAAACTTGACTCTTTTGCATAAGCCTTTAGAACAACCAGTTGATTATGCTCAACCACAAACGCAAAATCAACCAATATATGTAATGCAACATCAACACGAAAAAAAGTATCTTGTGATCAAAAATAGTATGGATGTGTCTGCAGCAGGCCATATAAACAATCAAGATGATAAATATAGACCAGCATTAATGAATCACTTAGGTCAGCTTCCAGCAACGTTACATCAGACGCAATGCCAACCTCCACAGTCACCTGCTGTTTCATCCGTCCATGTTGATAAATTATCCGTTTTACAA GCGAGTAAAGTAGCTACACATGCATCCTCTCATATGGATATGCAGAGAGCGCAACCACCACCTACGAGCGTTGTGATGACAACCACTACTGAAGCTTCAAACCCGCCTACCCCAACAAGTGTCTTCCAGCATGTAATTGTACAACCCGCGCACTTGGTACAAATTTCTAAAACACAATCGTCTAGGgaagaaaattctaaaaataatgGAGTTCTGT ATGGCAACCATGATGTACCTCCTGCATACCAGCCCCATCCGCCATCATTACTGAACAATGCAGTGCGCAACTGGAAAAAAG CTTTCCCTTGGCAGACAACGGTACTGGATCAGTCAGAAGTAAGTCCTCCACCATCTGCATTAAGTCCACCTTTGAGCGCGCCTCCAATTCCAATTGGCATGAGTACGCCTGGTGAAGATGGATCTGGACCGGGTCCGGATCCTATAACTCCCGCTGAAGAAGAAGATGACGATGTTTTTGAAACAGAACCGACAACTCCCGTAGAAGTTGAGGCTAATGCTAATAAGAGACGCAGTCAGTCCCTTAGTGCATTGCATTCTAAAGAGCCTCAGAGTCCACTTAAA acTAAAGACAGAATACGCCGACCGATGAACGCATTTATGATTTTTTCTAAACGACATCGTGCAGTGGTGCATCAAAGACATCCGAACCAAGATAATCGTACTGTGTCCAAGATATTGGGAGAGTGGTGGTATGCCTTAGGTccagaagaaaaacaaaaatatcatGATCTTGCATCGGAGGTGAAAGAAGCACATTTTAAAGCGCATCCAGATTGGAAATGGTGTAGCAAAGATAGACGGAAATCTTCAACGACAAGTTTCAAAGGTAGTGAATCCCGAGGGAAATTGAACAGTACTGGGGAAGAAACAGATACGGGACCACCGGCAGACGATGTACCATTAACGCCAAGAGCTACAGACGAAATTACTGTTCCCGTTACTACTGTATACAATGAAGCTCCCACGATcgat GTTATCAATCAGTCGCATACTCATAGGATAATGGAAATGCCTCTGCCACTTGAAAATACAGAACCTGATTTAAAACAGGAGGAAGATGGTAATGCATCAGATGAAGATCAAATGGTAATCTGTGAAGATCCACAACCTGAAATAGATTTAAAGTGCAAAGATAAACTAACAGATAGCGATAATGACGTACAAGATGACGATGCTGAAAAAAAATGTTACACACAATCACGGTTTTCACCTGTAAGCGGTCAGAAGAGGGAAGCAATGAATGTTAAACAAGAAGTAACCTGTAGACCTAAACCGATAAAAG CACGAATACCTTCAACAGGTATTGAGACAACAACAAAGTATCATCATACTTCTATGGATAAAGGAGGAAGCGTTTCGGTTCTATCCAGCACATATCCTTATCATAGCCCCGTCAATCCGACTGGAGTATCAGGTTTTCAACCTACTGGTGGTGCTTTTATTACCATGCCAATATCTCCAAAAGTTGTTAAACCAGAACCAGTGAAAAATGAACAACAGTATAGTACCCAATATAGTATGAGCAATTTGGTGGCAAGCATTCATGAGAATGGAAGAAATATGCCTAAATTTACGGCTGCTCCGGTATTACATTCC CAGCCGTTGCAGTCTTTAGGCACTATTCTTCGCCCCCTTACTTCAGCTGTCCCTTATCAACCATCGTTCACTCTAACATTGCTCGATAACGATTTGGTGGCTGTTTCCAAACCGCAGCAGGGATCGCAGTATCTTGGTCCAACATCACCTCATCCCCGGATGTACTGTGGATTCAATATACCAATCTCTG ATGCTGGCAATCGCAACATATCCTCACAAGGTTTAGTTTCTGGTAATAAGATGGAAACCCAAAGTGTCATAGTGAGCAAACCATACTCGGTTTCAACAACTTCTACTACGTCGACTTATCGAGGAATTGGTCATTCAATAACACGTCTTGCAGAATCAGAAAAAGGTGAAAATCAAGTAGGGAATAATCATGCCCAGTTTTATG TAACCAATGTAAAGTCTGATCAGGAAAGAAAAGATACCGTGAATATTCTTCTGCCTACTACGAATGATAAACATAAACAGCCATCTACTCCACATACTCCCCATACACCACTCAGTAACCATGGTAGTACTGAAATTTCCACAAATAAATCATATTCCATGGATGAAACACAGCTTAATGATATAGGCCCAAGTAAGGGTCCTTTTATGCTTGCTCCAACTCCAGCACAGCTTGGCCGAGCACCGTTACAAAGGAGACAATCAATGG CAATGCCTCCCACATCAACTGCAGGAGACCATGGGCCTCTGGTGTCTCAACATTGCGACAATCGTCCACAAACGAACACATCTCAAGCGACAGAGCAAATACAGcaacaacaaaatttttcagAATCTCATGCTTCCCCGTCACCATCTACTAAAAAGGGTTCTTTCTTCAAGAAAAATGTCGAAGATGGAATGGACCG AGTTCTCGAGCAAGTGAATTTCCAAGAAAAATTTTCGTCCTTACCAGAATTTAAACCAGAAGATATACAAAGTCCAAGTGCAATCAGTATCAATACAGCTGGTTCCTGTGGTCATGGTTCAGTAGTAACATCTGGCTTACATGCTTCAAATTTACAGTCATCAATGCAAATACAAAGTTATCGAAAAAAATCTGCACAAGCACCTCATAGGCCCacaa TGAATGAGGACGACATCGAATCTGATACGTCAATATCTGCTACTCCAAAATCAACTTCCAGTGTCAAATTGACAGGAAACACGTTCTTTGGTCCAGATTTCAATGTTGATGCATATAGAACTAACACCGATCTAGTGGGAGATGTTGATGCTAGCTCTCCTAGGACACCAAAAACGCCTGGAGGAGGTGCTGGAAACTCTGTAGGAATTGGCAGAAGCGAAAATGACCGGGGTCATAGGAAAGTACTAGAGCAACGTCGACACCTTGTAATGCAATTATTTCAAGAACACGGTTACTTTCCTTCAACGCAAGCTACTACAACTTTTCAAGCAAAACATTCAGATATATTTCCTAATAAGACAAGTTTGCAATTAAAGATTAGAGAGGTCAGGCAAAAATTAAAAGCTAACTCAACACCTATGAGTGCTAACAGTCTAGTGAGTCCACTACCTGTCTCTGAACCTTCACCTAACATAACtg GACCATTGACTGCTCCCCCTACGTCGATGGGAGCTCCACATATACTGCCTGTAAGCAGTAGTGGTAGCTAG